A genomic segment from Brienomyrus brachyistius isolate T26 chromosome 9, BBRACH_0.4, whole genome shotgun sequence encodes:
- the LOC125748783 gene encoding transcription factor Sp4-like isoform X2 produces MSDQKKETMATEGGKASGGDYGNKGKTSGSQDAQPSPLALLAATCSKIGGVPGDGQAASQQQIIIDPSQGFVQFQNQPQPLELVTSPIVGNGWQIVAAAPKDNSAQSGLVGATVTDNSNDGASTRKAKPVGPNNATIGQQQQLQVIQMQNVSNPSGSIQYQVIPQIQTVDGQMQINPLQTIPGAQAQLMTTLPINIGGVTLALPVINNVATGGGPVQLIQPADSGISNGSQLISTPISTSGSTVAESPTTSSSTAGLSRGDSLAGTMTDGGQLNLTPSSMDSAAESLDAQASECETSSLNQIQTNGLPPVPDQTGQIQQVQIVGQPVLQQIQIHQPLQGLQQQAIQLQPGQTIQTLQQQPLQNVQLQAVQSPAQVFIRAPTLTASGQISWQTVQVQNLQGLHNIQVQNAGVPQQLTLAPVTTNTGGTAFAQIAPLTLGGAPITLNTAQLTSVPNIPLNIANLGAAGVQVQGVPVTITGLPGQQQGQDGMKVQPTPVTVAMGNLANAALSGVSPDQIAQVQLQQNQSISDQEGQPSKRLRRVACSCPNCRDGEGRNSSEPGKKKQHVCHIEGCGKVYGKTSHLRAHLRWHTGERPFVCNWIFCGKRFTRSDELQRHRRTHTGEKRFECPECSKRFMRSDHLSKHIKTHQNKKGGAALAIVTTEDMEETVNEVLGSPTMVASVSLSQDSDPATPNTANNVEDF; encoded by the exons ATGAGTG ATCAAAAGAAGGAAACGATGGCGACAGAGGGAGGGAAAGCATCTGGTGGTGATTATGGTAATAAAGGCAAAACTTCTGGATCACAG GACGCGCAGCCGTCTCCCTTAGCGCTGCTTGCCGCCACATGCAGCAAAATAGGCGGCGTGCCCGGTGACGGCCAGGCCGCGAGCcagcagcagataatcatcgACCCGAGCCAGGGATTTGTGCAGTTTCAGAACCAGCCTCAGCCACTTGAGTTGGTCACCTCTCCGATTGTGGGGAATGGGTGGCAGATAGTCGCGGCGGCGCCTAAAGATAATAGCGCCCAGTCTGGACTGGTAGGTGCGACCGTCACCGATAACAGCAATGACGGCGCCTCGACCCGGAAGGCTAAACCAGTCGGACCGAATAATGCGACCAtcggacagcagcagcaactgcaGGTCATCCAGATGCAAAACGTGTCCAATCCTTCAGGAAGCATCCAGTATCAGGTGATTCCGCAGATTCAGACTGTAGACGGCCAGATGCAGATAAATCCG CTTCAGACAATCCCGGGTGCCCAAGCTCAACTGATGACCACGTTGCCGATTAACATCGGTGGGGTTACCCTGGCTTTGCCGGTTATCAACAACGTGGCCACAGGAGGAGGGCCAGTCCAACTAATCCAGCCTGCCGACTCTGGGATCTCTAACGGGAGCCAGCTGATTTCCACACCTATATCCACATCTGGGTCCACAGTAGCGGAATCCCCCACCACATCCAGTTCTACTGCAGGCTTATCCAGAGGTGATTCCCTGGCTGGGACCATGACCGATGGAGGGCAGCTAAACTTGACACCGTCCTCTATGGATAGTGCTGCAGAGTCGCTGGATGCGCAGGCATCTGAGTGTGAAACCTCAAGTTTGAAtcaaatccagacaaatggGCTGCCTCCTGTACCGGACCAGACGGGCCAGATACAGCAGGTACAGATTGTGGGGCAGCCCGTCCTGCAGCAGATCCAGATCCACCAGCCCCTCCAGGGGCTCCAGCAGCAGGCGATACAGTTGCAGCCAGGGCAGACCATACAGACACTGCAGCAGCAGCCCTTGCAGAATGTCCAGCTGCAGGCTGTGCAGAGTCCGGCACAGGTGTTCATCCGGGCGCCGACCCTGACTGCCTCAGGGCAAATAAGCTGGCAGACGGTGCAGGTACAGAACCTGCAGGGCCTGCACAATATTCAGGTGCAGAATGCTGGCGTGCCACAGCAGCTGACCCTGGCCCCAGTGACGACCAACACGGGCGGTACGGCGTTCGCCCAGATTGCGCCGCTCACCCTTGGCGGGGCGCCCATCACCTTAAACACGGCGCAGCTTACCTCCGTGCCAAACATCCCCTTGAACATCGCTAATCTTGGAGCGGCTGgagtgcaagttcagggagtcccGGTAACGATTACGGGCTTGCCAG GTCAACAGCAAGGTCAGGATGGTATGAAAGTGCAGCCCACCCCAGTGACTGTTGCCATGGGAAACCTTGCTAATGCAGCCTTGAGCGGCGTCAGTCCCGACCAGATAGCCCAAGTGCAGCTGCAACAGAACCAGAGCATCTCGGATCAGGAGGGCCAGCCCAGCAAGAGGCTCCGACGGGTGGCTTGCTCGTGCCCGAACTGCCGGGATGGAGAGGGGAG GAACAGCAGCGAGCCGGGCAAGAAGAAGCAGCACGTGTGTCACATCGAGGGCTGTGGGAAGGTCTACGGCAAGACGTCGCACCTCCGGGCGCACCTGCGCTGGCACACGGGCGAGCGGCCCTTCGTCTGCAACTGGATCTTCTGCGGGAAGAGGTTCACCAGGAGCGACGAGCTGCAGCGACATCGGCGGACGCACACGG GTGAGAAAAGGTTTGAATGTCCGGAATGTTCCAAGAGGTTCATGAGGAGCGATCACCTGTCTAAGCACATCAAGACCCACCAGAACAAGAAAGGGGGTGCAGCGCTGGCCATCGTCACCACCGAGGACATGGAGGAGACCGTCAATGAGGTGCTGGGGTCCCCGACGATGGTGGCCTCCGTGTCCCTCTCCCAGGATTCCGACCCCGCCACGCCGAACACTGCCAATAACGTGGAGGATTTTTAG
- the LOC125748783 gene encoding transcription factor Sp4-like isoform X3 — protein MSDQKKETMATEGGKASGGDYGNKGKTSGSQDAQPSPLALLAATCSKIGGVPGDGQAASQQQIIIDPSQGFVQFQNQPQPLELVTSPIVGNGWQIVAAAPKDNSAQSGLVGATVTDNSNDGASTRKAKPVGPNNATIGQQQQLQVIQMQNVSNPSGSIQYQLQTIPGAQAQLMTTLPINIGGVTLALPVINNVATGGGPVQLIQPADSGISNGSQLISTPISTSGSTVAESPTTSSSTAGLSRGDSLAGTMTDGGQLNLTPSSMDSAAESLDAQASECETSSLNQIQTNGLPPVPDQTGQIQQVQIVGQPVLQQIQIHQPLQGLQQQAIQLQPGQTIQTLQQQPLQNVQLQAVQSPAQVFIRAPTLTASGQISWQTVQVQNLQGLHNIQVQNAGVPQQLTLAPVTTNTGGTAFAQIAPLTLGGAPITLNTAQLTSVPNIPLNIANLGAAGVQVQGVPVTITGLPGQQQGQDGMKVQPTPVTVAMGNLANAALSGVSPDQIAQVQLQQNQSISDQEGQPSKRLRRVACSCPNCRDGEGRNSSEPGKKKQHVCHIEGCGKVYGKTSHLRAHLRWHTGERPFVCNWIFCGKRFTRSDELQRHRRTHTGEKRFECPECSKRFMRSDHLSKHIKTHQNKKGGAALAIVTTEDMEETVNEVLGSPTMVASVSLSQDSDPATPNTANNVEDF, from the exons ATGAGTG ATCAAAAGAAGGAAACGATGGCGACAGAGGGAGGGAAAGCATCTGGTGGTGATTATGGTAATAAAGGCAAAACTTCTGGATCACAG GACGCGCAGCCGTCTCCCTTAGCGCTGCTTGCCGCCACATGCAGCAAAATAGGCGGCGTGCCCGGTGACGGCCAGGCCGCGAGCcagcagcagataatcatcgACCCGAGCCAGGGATTTGTGCAGTTTCAGAACCAGCCTCAGCCACTTGAGTTGGTCACCTCTCCGATTGTGGGGAATGGGTGGCAGATAGTCGCGGCGGCGCCTAAAGATAATAGCGCCCAGTCTGGACTGGTAGGTGCGACCGTCACCGATAACAGCAATGACGGCGCCTCGACCCGGAAGGCTAAACCAGTCGGACCGAATAATGCGACCAtcggacagcagcagcaactgcaGGTCATCCAGATGCAAAACGTGTCCAATCCTTCAGGAAGCATCCAGTATCAG CTTCAGACAATCCCGGGTGCCCAAGCTCAACTGATGACCACGTTGCCGATTAACATCGGTGGGGTTACCCTGGCTTTGCCGGTTATCAACAACGTGGCCACAGGAGGAGGGCCAGTCCAACTAATCCAGCCTGCCGACTCTGGGATCTCTAACGGGAGCCAGCTGATTTCCACACCTATATCCACATCTGGGTCCACAGTAGCGGAATCCCCCACCACATCCAGTTCTACTGCAGGCTTATCCAGAGGTGATTCCCTGGCTGGGACCATGACCGATGGAGGGCAGCTAAACTTGACACCGTCCTCTATGGATAGTGCTGCAGAGTCGCTGGATGCGCAGGCATCTGAGTGTGAAACCTCAAGTTTGAAtcaaatccagacaaatggGCTGCCTCCTGTACCGGACCAGACGGGCCAGATACAGCAGGTACAGATTGTGGGGCAGCCCGTCCTGCAGCAGATCCAGATCCACCAGCCCCTCCAGGGGCTCCAGCAGCAGGCGATACAGTTGCAGCCAGGGCAGACCATACAGACACTGCAGCAGCAGCCCTTGCAGAATGTCCAGCTGCAGGCTGTGCAGAGTCCGGCACAGGTGTTCATCCGGGCGCCGACCCTGACTGCCTCAGGGCAAATAAGCTGGCAGACGGTGCAGGTACAGAACCTGCAGGGCCTGCACAATATTCAGGTGCAGAATGCTGGCGTGCCACAGCAGCTGACCCTGGCCCCAGTGACGACCAACACGGGCGGTACGGCGTTCGCCCAGATTGCGCCGCTCACCCTTGGCGGGGCGCCCATCACCTTAAACACGGCGCAGCTTACCTCCGTGCCAAACATCCCCTTGAACATCGCTAATCTTGGAGCGGCTGgagtgcaagttcagggagtcccGGTAACGATTACGGGCTTGCCAG GTCAACAGCAAGGTCAGGATGGTATGAAAGTGCAGCCCACCCCAGTGACTGTTGCCATGGGAAACCTTGCTAATGCAGCCTTGAGCGGCGTCAGTCCCGACCAGATAGCCCAAGTGCAGCTGCAACAGAACCAGAGCATCTCGGATCAGGAGGGCCAGCCCAGCAAGAGGCTCCGACGGGTGGCTTGCTCGTGCCCGAACTGCCGGGATGGAGAGGGGAG GAACAGCAGCGAGCCGGGCAAGAAGAAGCAGCACGTGTGTCACATCGAGGGCTGTGGGAAGGTCTACGGCAAGACGTCGCACCTCCGGGCGCACCTGCGCTGGCACACGGGCGAGCGGCCCTTCGTCTGCAACTGGATCTTCTGCGGGAAGAGGTTCACCAGGAGCGACGAGCTGCAGCGACATCGGCGGACGCACACGG GTGAGAAAAGGTTTGAATGTCCGGAATGTTCCAAGAGGTTCATGAGGAGCGATCACCTGTCTAAGCACATCAAGACCCACCAGAACAAGAAAGGGGGTGCAGCGCTGGCCATCGTCACCACCGAGGACATGGAGGAGACCGTCAATGAGGTGCTGGGGTCCCCGACGATGGTGGCCTCCGTGTCCCTCTCCCAGGATTCCGACCCCGCCACGCCGAACACTGCCAATAACGTGGAGGATTTTTAG
- the LOC125748783 gene encoding transcription factor Sp4-like isoform X1, producing the protein MSDQKKETMATEGGKASGGDYGNKGKTSGSQDAQPSPLALLAATCSKIGGVPGDGQAASQQQIIIDPSQGFVQFQNQPQPLELVTSPIVGNGWQIVAAAPKDNSAQSGLVGATVTDNSNDGASTRKAKPVGPNNATIGQQQQLQVIQMQNVSNPSGSIQYQVIPQIQTVDGQMQINPVSTAALSVQSDQIQLIPGASNQAIIATANRAGSANFVSQNVPNQVIPVQIRPGVSFPLQLQTIPGAQAQLMTTLPINIGGVTLALPVINNVATGGGPVQLIQPADSGISNGSQLISTPISTSGSTVAESPTTSSSTAGLSRGDSLAGTMTDGGQLNLTPSSMDSAAESLDAQASECETSSLNQIQTNGLPPVPDQTGQIQQVQIVGQPVLQQIQIHQPLQGLQQQAIQLQPGQTIQTLQQQPLQNVQLQAVQSPAQVFIRAPTLTASGQISWQTVQVQNLQGLHNIQVQNAGVPQQLTLAPVTTNTGGTAFAQIAPLTLGGAPITLNTAQLTSVPNIPLNIANLGAAGVQVQGVPVTITGLPGQQQGQDGMKVQPTPVTVAMGNLANAALSGVSPDQIAQVQLQQNQSISDQEGQPSKRLRRVACSCPNCRDGEGRNSSEPGKKKQHVCHIEGCGKVYGKTSHLRAHLRWHTGERPFVCNWIFCGKRFTRSDELQRHRRTHTGEKRFECPECSKRFMRSDHLSKHIKTHQNKKGGAALAIVTTEDMEETVNEVLGSPTMVASVSLSQDSDPATPNTANNVEDF; encoded by the exons ATGAGTG ATCAAAAGAAGGAAACGATGGCGACAGAGGGAGGGAAAGCATCTGGTGGTGATTATGGTAATAAAGGCAAAACTTCTGGATCACAG GACGCGCAGCCGTCTCCCTTAGCGCTGCTTGCCGCCACATGCAGCAAAATAGGCGGCGTGCCCGGTGACGGCCAGGCCGCGAGCcagcagcagataatcatcgACCCGAGCCAGGGATTTGTGCAGTTTCAGAACCAGCCTCAGCCACTTGAGTTGGTCACCTCTCCGATTGTGGGGAATGGGTGGCAGATAGTCGCGGCGGCGCCTAAAGATAATAGCGCCCAGTCTGGACTGGTAGGTGCGACCGTCACCGATAACAGCAATGACGGCGCCTCGACCCGGAAGGCTAAACCAGTCGGACCGAATAATGCGACCAtcggacagcagcagcaactgcaGGTCATCCAGATGCAAAACGTGTCCAATCCTTCAGGAAGCATCCAGTATCAGGTGATTCCGCAGATTCAGACTGTAGACGGCCAGATGCAGATAAATCCGGTGAGCACCGCTGCCCTCAGCGTGCAGTCTGATCAGATTCAGCTCATTCCCGGCGCAAGTAACCAGGCAATAATTGCCACAGCGAACCGGGCAGGTTCAGCTAACTTTGTTTCTCAGAATGTGCCAAACCAGGTGATCCCTGTACAAATTCGGCCGGGCGTTTCTTTCCCTCTTCAGCTTCAGACAATCCCGGGTGCCCAAGCTCAACTGATGACCACGTTGCCGATTAACATCGGTGGGGTTACCCTGGCTTTGCCGGTTATCAACAACGTGGCCACAGGAGGAGGGCCAGTCCAACTAATCCAGCCTGCCGACTCTGGGATCTCTAACGGGAGCCAGCTGATTTCCACACCTATATCCACATCTGGGTCCACAGTAGCGGAATCCCCCACCACATCCAGTTCTACTGCAGGCTTATCCAGAGGTGATTCCCTGGCTGGGACCATGACCGATGGAGGGCAGCTAAACTTGACACCGTCCTCTATGGATAGTGCTGCAGAGTCGCTGGATGCGCAGGCATCTGAGTGTGAAACCTCAAGTTTGAAtcaaatccagacaaatggGCTGCCTCCTGTACCGGACCAGACGGGCCAGATACAGCAGGTACAGATTGTGGGGCAGCCCGTCCTGCAGCAGATCCAGATCCACCAGCCCCTCCAGGGGCTCCAGCAGCAGGCGATACAGTTGCAGCCAGGGCAGACCATACAGACACTGCAGCAGCAGCCCTTGCAGAATGTCCAGCTGCAGGCTGTGCAGAGTCCGGCACAGGTGTTCATCCGGGCGCCGACCCTGACTGCCTCAGGGCAAATAAGCTGGCAGACGGTGCAGGTACAGAACCTGCAGGGCCTGCACAATATTCAGGTGCAGAATGCTGGCGTGCCACAGCAGCTGACCCTGGCCCCAGTGACGACCAACACGGGCGGTACGGCGTTCGCCCAGATTGCGCCGCTCACCCTTGGCGGGGCGCCCATCACCTTAAACACGGCGCAGCTTACCTCCGTGCCAAACATCCCCTTGAACATCGCTAATCTTGGAGCGGCTGgagtgcaagttcagggagtcccGGTAACGATTACGGGCTTGCCAG GTCAACAGCAAGGTCAGGATGGTATGAAAGTGCAGCCCACCCCAGTGACTGTTGCCATGGGAAACCTTGCTAATGCAGCCTTGAGCGGCGTCAGTCCCGACCAGATAGCCCAAGTGCAGCTGCAACAGAACCAGAGCATCTCGGATCAGGAGGGCCAGCCCAGCAAGAGGCTCCGACGGGTGGCTTGCTCGTGCCCGAACTGCCGGGATGGAGAGGGGAG GAACAGCAGCGAGCCGGGCAAGAAGAAGCAGCACGTGTGTCACATCGAGGGCTGTGGGAAGGTCTACGGCAAGACGTCGCACCTCCGGGCGCACCTGCGCTGGCACACGGGCGAGCGGCCCTTCGTCTGCAACTGGATCTTCTGCGGGAAGAGGTTCACCAGGAGCGACGAGCTGCAGCGACATCGGCGGACGCACACGG GTGAGAAAAGGTTTGAATGTCCGGAATGTTCCAAGAGGTTCATGAGGAGCGATCACCTGTCTAAGCACATCAAGACCCACCAGAACAAGAAAGGGGGTGCAGCGCTGGCCATCGTCACCACCGAGGACATGGAGGAGACCGTCAATGAGGTGCTGGGGTCCCCGACGATGGTGGCCTCCGTGTCCCTCTCCCAGGATTCCGACCCCGCCACGCCGAACACTGCCAATAACGTGGAGGATTTTTAG